A window of the candidate division WOR-3 bacterium genome harbors these coding sequences:
- a CDS encoding methylmalonyl-CoA mutase, with protein sequence MAEERQKWQQGVEQVEPGRFQTLSGVPVDVLYTPAEAAGLDYLRDLGLPGQYPFTRGVRNNMYRGRQWTMREFSGFGTAKDTNGRYKFLLAHGEVGLSVAFDFPTLYGRDSDDTLAQGEVGKCGVAIASLADMETLFDGIPLADVSTSMTINGPAAVVWAFYLAAAEKQGVPSEKLRGTIQNDILKEYIAQKSWLFPPEPSMRVITDIMAYAAKHVPKWNTISISGYHIREAGSTAAQELAFTLKDGLTYVEAGIKAGLDVDVFAPRLSYFFNSHLDFFEEIAKFRAARRIWAREMKETFAAKKPESWLLRFHTQTAGCSLTAQQPENNIVRTAFQALAAVMGGTQSLHTNSMDETWALPTEKAVLIALRTQQLIAEETGVTNTVDPLGGSYFVEALTNEMEKQAYDYFRKIDALGGMVKAIEHGFPQREIADAAYRYQKQVEQGRRTVVGVNKHALEGEKLEIPLLRIDPTVEQEQHQRLASLRGKRDSSKVQECLAALKAACAGKDNVMYPILEAVRAYATLGEICGTMKEVFGSYEEPPMF encoded by the coding sequence ATCGCCGAGGAGCGGCAGAAGTGGCAGCAGGGGGTCGAGCAGGTCGAGCCCGGGAGGTTTCAGACGCTCTCCGGCGTGCCGGTCGATGTTCTCTACACCCCGGCCGAGGCGGCCGGGCTTGACTATCTGAGAGACCTGGGATTGCCCGGGCAGTATCCCTTCACCCGCGGAGTCCGGAACAACATGTATCGCGGCAGGCAGTGGACTATGCGCGAGTTTTCCGGCTTTGGTACCGCCAAAGATACCAACGGCCGGTACAAGTTCCTGCTTGCGCACGGCGAGGTCGGGCTGTCGGTCGCGTTCGACTTCCCGACGCTGTACGGCCGCGACTCCGACGACACCCTGGCCCAGGGCGAAGTCGGCAAGTGCGGCGTGGCCATCGCGTCGCTGGCCGACATGGAGACGCTGTTTGACGGCATCCCGCTGGCGGACGTCTCTACCTCTATGACCATCAACGGTCCGGCCGCGGTGGTCTGGGCATTCTACCTTGCCGCCGCCGAGAAGCAGGGCGTGCCGAGTGAGAAGCTGCGCGGCACGATCCAGAACGACATCCTGAAAGAGTACATCGCCCAGAAGTCCTGGCTCTTCCCGCCCGAGCCTTCGATGCGGGTCATCACCGATATCATGGCCTACGCCGCGAAGCACGTGCCCAAATGGAACACCATTTCCATATCCGGTTACCACATCCGTGAGGCCGGTTCGACCGCGGCGCAGGAACTCGCGTTCACGCTCAAGGATGGGCTGACGTATGTCGAAGCCGGAATCAAGGCCGGGCTCGACGTCGACGTCTTTGCCCCGCGCCTCTCCTACTTCTTCAACTCGCACCTTGACTTCTTTGAGGAGATCGCCAAGTTCCGGGCCGCGCGGCGCATCTGGGCGCGGGAGATGAAGGAGACTTTCGCGGCGAAGAAGCCGGAGTCATGGCTGCTCCGCTTCCACACCCAGACCGCAGGTTGCAGCCTGACCGCCCAGCAGCCGGAGAACAACATCGTGCGGACAGCCTTTCAGGCGCTGGCGGCGGTGATGGGCGGCACCCAGAGCCTGCACACCAACTCGATGGACGAGACCTGGGCCTTGCCGACCGAGAAGGCCGTTCTCATCGCCCTGCGGACGCAACAACTCATAGCCGAGGAGACCGGGGTCACCAACACGGTTGACCCGCTGGGTGGTTCCTACTTCGTCGAGGCGCTGACGAACGAAATGGAGAAGCAGGCGTACGACTACTTCCGGAAGATCGACGCACTGGGCGGGATGGTCAAGGCCATCGAGCATGGCTTCCCGCAACGGGAGATTGCCGACGCGGCGTACCGCTACCAGAAGCAGGTCGAGCAGGGCAGAAGGACTGTGGTCGGCGTGAACAAGCACGCACTTGAGGGTGAGAAGCTGGAGATTCCTCTGCTCAGAATCGACCCTACCGTCGAGCAGGAGCAGCACCAGCGCCTGGCCAGCCTGCGCGGCAAGCGGGACAGCTCGAAGGTTCAAGAGTGCCTGGCCGCTCTCAAGGCAGCGTGCGCCGGCAAGGACAACGTGATGTATCCCATCCTGGAAGCGGTGCGCGCCTACGCGACACTCGGCGAGATTTGCGGCACGATGAAAGAAGTCTTCGGCTCATACGAAGAGCCGCCGATGTTCTAG
- a CDS encoding cobalamin B12-binding domain-containing protein, producing MAKKLRVLVAKPGLDGHDRGAKVVARALRDAGFEVIYTGLHQTPEMIAEAALQEDVDVVGLSVLSGAHLTLFPETMRLLKEKGAGDILVFGGGIIPKEDMEELSKQGCGRLFGPGTPTTDIVDYLREKFPDRV from the coding sequence ATGGCGAAGAAGTTGAGAGTATTGGTGGCAAAGCCCGGGCTCGATGGTCATGACCGCGGGGCGAAAGTCGTCGCCCGCGCCCTGCGCGACGCCGGGTTTGAGGTCATCTACACCGGGTTGCACCAGACCCCGGAGATGATTGCCGAGGCAGCGCTGCAGGAAGACGTCGACGTCGTGGGTCTGTCGGTGCTGTCCGGCGCGCACTTGACTCTCTTTCCGGAAACGATGCGGTTGCTGAAGGAAAAGGGCGCGGGCGACATCCTCGTGTTCGGCGGCGGCATCATCCCGAAAGAGGACATGGAGGAGTTGTCCAAGCAGGGCTGCGGCCGGCTGTTCGGCCCCGGCACGCCGACCACCGACATCGTTGACTATCTGAGAGAGAAGTTTCCCGATCGTGTCTGA